In the genome of Rhodoplanes sp. Z2-YC6860, one region contains:
- a CDS encoding lytic transglycosylase domain-containing protein → MTSPVKLSETGDAQKSLCLLLESAARANGLPVEFFARVIWQESRFRSDAVGPLTRTGKRALGIAQFMPGTAADRKLLNPLDPIQALPKSAEFLRELRSEFGNLGLAAAAYNAGPRRIREWISGSGTMPSETRNYVFAITGAPVEQWSKAGPDVDRKQQQGLGCGELMALLKRAPNRFVAALEQRIAAGVMQPWGVILGADMSRSRILSIFAELQRRYTAILAGRDPILFERGRGPVPRYQVRVGAETRADANSLCVRIHKSGGDCAVLRNPRT, encoded by the coding sequence GTGACCAGTCCGGTCAAATTGAGCGAAACCGGCGACGCACAGAAATCGCTGTGCTTGCTGCTCGAGTCGGCGGCGCGCGCCAACGGCCTGCCGGTGGAGTTCTTTGCCCGTGTGATCTGGCAGGAGAGCCGGTTTCGCTCCGACGCCGTCGGTCCGCTCACCCGCACCGGCAAGCGCGCGCTCGGCATTGCACAATTCATGCCGGGCACGGCCGCAGATCGGAAGCTGCTCAACCCGCTCGATCCCATTCAGGCGCTACCAAAGTCCGCGGAGTTCCTGCGCGAATTGCGGAGCGAGTTTGGCAACCTTGGCCTTGCCGCCGCTGCCTACAACGCCGGTCCACGGCGTATTCGCGAGTGGATCAGCGGCTCGGGAACAATGCCGTCGGAGACGCGCAACTATGTATTCGCCATTACCGGCGCTCCTGTCGAACAGTGGTCCAAGGCAGGCCCCGACGTTGACCGGAAGCAGCAGCAGGGGCTGGGCTGCGGCGAATTGATGGCACTGCTCAAGCGCGCGCCCAACCGGTTTGTTGCGGCGCTTGAGCAACGTATCGCCGCCGGCGTGATGCAGCCATGGGGCGTTATTCTCGGCGCCGATATGTCGCGTTCGCGCATCCTGAGCATATTCGCGGAGCTTCAGCGGCGTTACACCGCAATATTAGCCGGACGCGATCCGATCCTGTTTGAGCGCGGCCGCGGTCCGGTGCCGCGTTATCAAGTCAGGGTCGGGGCCGAAACGCGTGCGGATGCAAATTCGCTTTGCGTTCGCATTCACAAGAGTGGCGGCGACTGCGCCGTGTTGCGCAATCCTCGAACCTGA
- a CDS encoding dioxygenase family protein, whose protein sequence is MIIEGPDQVTPAVLAEIARAENPRFREIMTALVKHLHAFVREAKLTEEEFHQACAYVNAIGQASNAFHNEAVLASGSLGVSTLVCLLNNGAGGATETTANLLGPFWRTDSPRTENGGSIVRSPTPGPELFCNIEVKDRDGKPVADAEVDVWQSSTEGLYENQDPTQADMNLRGKFMTDKNGRFAFRSIKPAGYPIPIDGPVGDMIKAMGRHNMRPAHLHFLIYKQGFKTHISQVYLPDDPNIETDVQHGVTRRLLGNYVRHENETPPAPGVKDPWFSLDYTFVMEPGVAKLPRAPIQDKAKSSQMLPQVLKPTRREPAMAK, encoded by the coding sequence ATGATCATCGAAGGTCCGGACCAGGTCACCCCCGCGGTGCTCGCTGAAATCGCGCGCGCGGAAAACCCGCGCTTCCGCGAGATCATGACGGCGCTGGTCAAGCACCTGCATGCCTTCGTCCGCGAAGCGAAGCTGACCGAGGAGGAATTCCACCAGGCCTGCGCCTATGTGAACGCCATCGGCCAGGCCTCGAACGCCTTCCACAACGAGGCGGTGCTGGCTTCGGGCTCCCTCGGCGTCTCGACGCTGGTGTGTCTGCTCAACAATGGTGCAGGCGGCGCAACGGAGACCACCGCCAATCTGCTGGGTCCGTTCTGGCGCACTGACTCGCCACGAACCGAAAATGGCGGTTCGATCGTGCGCTCGCCGACGCCGGGTCCGGAACTGTTCTGCAACATCGAGGTCAAGGATCGTGACGGCAAGCCCGTGGCCGACGCCGAGGTCGATGTCTGGCAATCGTCGACCGAAGGCCTCTACGAGAACCAGGACCCGACCCAGGCCGACATGAATCTGCGCGGCAAGTTCATGACCGACAAGAACGGCCGGTTCGCGTTCCGCAGCATCAAGCCTGCCGGCTACCCGATTCCGATCGACGGCCCGGTCGGCGACATGATCAAGGCGATGGGCCGGCACAACATGCGGCCCGCGCATCTGCACTTCCTGATCTACAAGCAGGGTTTCAAGACCCACATCTCGCAGGTCTATCTGCCCGACGATCCGAACATCGAGACCGATGTACAGCATGGAGTGACACGGAGGCTCCTCGGCAATTACGTGCGGCACGAAAACGAGACGCCGCCCGCGCCCGGCGTGAAGGATCCGTGGTTCTCGCTCGACTACACCTTCGTGATGGAACCGGGCGTTGCAAAGCTGCCGCGTGCGCCGATTCAGGACAAAGCCAAGAGCAGCCAGATGCTGCCTCAGGTGCTCAAGCCGACCCGCCGCGAGCCCGCGATGGCCAAATAA
- a CDS encoding amidohydrolase family protein: MAAHRIDTHHHPYPQVYISKTGELLKHTTHAFYDRLTKWKPAQAIEAMDKSGIAVSVLSVSTPSVWLGSAQASRTFARECNEAFAEIQSNHKGRFGHFASLPLPDTEGSLREIEYAFDELKADGIALTTNYVDKYPGDEAFAPAFDELDRRKAVVYFHPTAASFAFNVIPNIPPPTIEFPFDTTRAITSLLFSGTFHRCPNIKWIFSHGGGALGMIAHRLVGLAKNRPELNARVPNGVMYELSRLYVDVVGVTSPGALRAVLDVVPMSHLLYGSDFPFWDPDVTVKGLAGLKLSVADLQAIERDNALKLLPNLPH; the protein is encoded by the coding sequence ATGGCCGCCCACCGTATCGACACCCACCATCACCCCTATCCGCAGGTCTACATCTCCAAAACCGGCGAACTGCTCAAACACACCACCCACGCCTTCTACGACCGGCTGACCAAATGGAAGCCCGCCCAGGCGATCGAGGCCATGGACAAAAGCGGGATCGCCGTGTCGGTGCTGTCGGTGTCGACGCCGAGCGTCTGGCTCGGCAGCGCGCAGGCGTCGCGCACCTTCGCTCGCGAATGCAATGAAGCCTTCGCTGAAATCCAGAGCAATCATAAGGGCCGATTCGGGCACTTTGCGTCCCTGCCTCTGCCCGACACCGAGGGCTCGCTCCGCGAGATCGAGTATGCTTTTGACGAACTGAAAGCCGATGGCATCGCGTTGACGACCAACTATGTCGACAAATATCCCGGCGACGAAGCCTTCGCGCCGGCGTTCGACGAGCTCGACCGGCGCAAGGCCGTGGTCTATTTCCACCCGACCGCGGCGAGCTTTGCCTTCAACGTCATTCCGAACATCCCGCCGCCCACCATCGAATTTCCGTTCGACACCACGCGGGCGATCACGAGCCTGCTGTTCAGCGGCACGTTCCACCGCTGCCCGAACATCAAGTGGATTTTCTCGCATGGCGGCGGCGCGCTGGGAATGATCGCGCATCGGCTTGTGGGGCTCGCCAAGAACCGGCCAGAGCTCAACGCACGCGTGCCGAACGGCGTGATGTACGAGCTGAGCCGGCTCTATGTCGACGTCGTCGGCGTCACCTCGCCGGGGGCGCTGCGCGCCGTGCTCGACGTCGTGCCGATGTCGCATCTACTGTACGGGTCGGACTTTCCGTTCTGGGACCCGGACGTGACGGTGAAGGGCCTTGCCGGGCTGAAGCTCTCGGTGGCGGATTTGCAGG